Part of the Ignavibacterium album JCM 16511 genome, ACCTCTCTTTGGAATTGCAAAACTATGAACAGTGATTACTTTAAATTCGTTTCTTGAAGGAGTGATATCAATTGGAAATCCATCGTAAGTGCTTGCAGCTACATTTGAAAGTCTGAATGATGACTTAAGACTATCCTGATTGGCCTGAAGATTTGCAACACGATAGCTAACTCCCAGTAAGTCGTCATAATTTCCTGGCTGCAAACCATTGTTATAGTTTTGATTATAAATTAGTACATAAATATCATCTGCAGAAGCTCCGTTGGGTTGTATCGTTCCGCGAATAATATTAAATGCTAATACCCACGAAGTGTCTGCAATGTCATTTCCCTTTGTGATGTTTTGAAATGTAAGAGTTAAACTATCATCAGCAGATTTATTAACTGAAATTTTAAATTGAATTGCCTGAGCACGTTGCGACAAGTTTTTTAACTGAATTTTATCAGTATAAGAACTGTCCTTAAGTCTATAGATTAAATCTTTTTCAAATATCAATCCTGATTGTGTGGAATCTGTAAGCAATGAATTAAATTTTTTTTCATCCTGAGGCAGTGGCGCGGATTGAATATTGAGTTGTGCAATTAAAATTATGCTGAGAAGAAATATCAAGTAAAAATTATGATATATTTTCATAACTATTTTTGGTTAGCATTGTTAAAAAATCTCCCATCGAAAAAGTGCCAAGATTTGTACCATTGAAATCTTATTCAGAGTGTTTGTTTATTGAATGAAATACAAATTTTCTATTGTTATTATCGAAATGAAGAGTGGAAATTTTACAGAGAGATAAATTATTTCAGTAAATTTTGGAAGGAAAGTGTGGCTTTAAAAAAACTGTCAGTGAAATAACACTGACAGCTATTTTGAATTGGAATAAAATGATTATTAAATCGTCAAATTCTGTCCGCTGTGGGTCTAACGCAGGAGTATCATTTTACGAGATTCTCTAAAATCACCAGATTTTAATTGATAGAAATAAACTCCGCTTGGTAATGTACTTGCATTAAATTCAACTTCATATATTCCTGCTTCCCTGTATTCATCCACAAGTGTTATAACTTCATTCCCAAGTATGTCATAAACTTTTAATGTTTGCCAACTGCGCACCGGAGACTGCCAACTTATTTTTGTACCTGGATTAAACGGATTAGGATAATTTTGATAAAGTTCAAAAGTATTTGGAGTACCCGAGAGAAGAATATCCTTAATATCCGTTATTGTTGAAAGATTTGTTCCGTCGAACACTAACAATCTTCCAGTTCCAACTTCTCCCATCCAGATTTTATTCTGATTATCTACTTTAAGTTCAGCAATTGACTCTGAGGTAAGATTGGAATAAGAATAAATAGTATCATTTCTTAGACACGCAAAGCCATTATCTGTGGCTATCCAAATATTTCCATTTGAATCTTCATCAAGTGCATTTATAAAATTGTTTGGGAGTGCTGAATTAGATTGGTTAAAATACCTGAAATTGGAATTATCAATCCATTCTACAAGACCTTTGTCAAATGTTCCTAACCATCTTTTGCCGTTTCCATCAATATAAAAACTATATATTGCTTCTGTTTCTAAATTTGAATTTGAAGAATCAAGCACAACAAACGCAGAATCATTATTAATAAGAATCAGTCCTTTATTGCTTCCTATAAAAACGGAGTCACCTCTTATAAAAATCTTTCCGGTTATAATATTTTCTGGCAAATCGGAATTTGAGGAATCAAATACTTTCCAGTTATTTGTAGATTTATTGTATCTGAAAATTGAAGGATAACCATAAAGTGAAGCATGGTAAAGTGAAAGAAAAATATTATCATCTTTAACATTTAGATCTGAGTATTTCATATAAGAAGTTATATTAATTTGTAACGGGATTTCGTTCCAGTTTGAACCATCAAATTTGTAAAGCGAATTTTGCATAAAAGCCCAAATGTTGTCATTGTTATCAACACAAGTACTTATCCAGTAAAACTGAGTGTTGAATAATGAAGTTAAGTTCCATATTTGCTTATTACCATTTTCATATCGAACAACATAAGATGAATCATAATTTCCCGTCAAACTATATACAGCACGGTTTTGTGAATCGAAATCTATTGATTGAATTAAATTGGATTGTGAATTTAAAGTTGAGGCTAAGAAAACTATTTGTACCAAAATCAGTATTAAATTTTTTTTGACACCACGAACGATTAAAGTTCTTTCCATAATTACCTCAACAAAGTGGTTGTTACTCTCATCAAAAATAACCCGTAGTCTTCTTAATGTCAATTTTGGGATAAGTTAATGTGCGGGTTGACTATTTTTCAAAAATCTTCTTCTGAAAATAAACAACACGGCTAAAAGAAGAACAATATTCAGAATAATAAGATGTATTATTTCATTAAATATGTGTTCAATATTCGTTTCCATTGAAACAATTCTATGGATAGCTTTTAAATAAGGAGTTGTTGGAATTAAAAATCCAATTGCCTTAGCTATTGTTGGCATTGCAAAAGTTGGCCAGGAATAACCTGTGAAAAAGAATATCGGATATGAAGTGAAAGAAATTAGAATTAAGGCGTGCACTTTTTTCGAAAAGAAATTTCCAATTATAAGAGACATAAGTGAAATTGAAAGTAATAACAAAACACTTACAATTATAAATGCAGAATAACTGCCTCTGAAAACAATTTTAAATACTGATAGATGAACGGAAAAGAAAACTAAAGCGTAAGCAACATAAAGTATCAGATAAAAACTTATTTTTCCTGAAAGAGCAACTATGGGATTATTTCCGGAAAGAGTTTTCAACTCAGCAAATCTTTTTGTTTCATTTTCTTTTGCCATTGATTGTCCCAAACCCATGAACAATGTTTGCTGCATAACTAATATCAGAATTGCAGGAATCAAAAAATCACCATAAGATTCAGAAGGATTAAAAAGTAATTTTATATTATCTTTTAATGGGTTTGCTAATTCTTCTGATTGTCCTTTTGAAAATCCTTTTGATGTGAAATAAGCAACCCGAATTTCTTCACCTTTGCTTAAGGCCACTTCATTAACAGCTTTGTTCAAGTCATTCGAATGAAGAAAGCGATGAGTATTCAGATAAATTTTTATTCTTGCATCTCTGTTCAACTTTAAATTTTTACAGAAATCATTCGGAATGAAAATCACACCCTGAACTTCTTCATCAATTAACTTTTTATCTATTTCATCTAAACTGCTTAATTCCTCTGTTATTTTAATTGAAGTATGAGCGTTTAATTGTTTAATCAGATTTAGTGATTCACTCGAACGGTCTTCATCATAAACTGCAACCGGAACTTCGTGCTCAACTTTATTCATATACATCGTTCCATAGAAGAAAGAATAGAATAATGGAGCTGCGAGCAGCATTGCAATCAAATCAAGGTCCGTTATTATCCAATCTATTTCGCGTTTAATTATTTCAATTATAGAATTAATTTTTTCATCGTAACTGATACCGCTTTGTTTTAATCTGATTTTTATTGAAAGAATAGTAATCGATAAAGACAATGCAGAGAAAAACATTAACACGATAATTTCTTTTATTAAATAAACAATATTTGCATTCATCTCATATAGCTTGATAAATCCTGATAAGAAATAAGTAAATGGAATCAGCTTAGCAATGAATTGATGAATTTCTGGCATTGCCCACAATGGAAAAGTTAAACCACTATAAATAAAGGCAGGAGTTAGCACAAACAATGCAACTTCCGTTGCGAGTGTTCTTTTAGGTATCAATGATGATAGCATTATTCCAAAACTGAAGCTTACTATGATGAAAAACAATAAATACAAAATTGTAATTATGATTGATGATCTAATGACAATGTGAAATGCCGGAAATATTATTCCCACCAATATTAAAATGTTCGCGAAATGAAATTGCAAATGAGGAATAGATTTACCAATCAATACCGGGAGAATTTTTCCCTTCGTTTCACGGAGCGCAAATTGAAAATCTTCCTCGCCGATTTTATGATTAATGATTGGAACAGCGCCCATCATTACAACCATCATCAGAATAAAAGTTGTCAATCCGGGAATCAGATAAGTTATGTAACTGTAATTTGGATTGTATAAAACATTTGTTTCAACTTTCAGTGGATTGACAAGATTAATAGATTGATTTTCAGTTAAACCACCCAACTTAAATTTTTTCAAGAGGATTCCTGCATTAACAGTCTTTAATATTTTAGTCCCATCATTCAGTAAGCTATTACTTATTAAAAGATTGCTTGCATCAATAAACATCACAACATTTGATTGTTTACCGGATTTGATATCTGAACTTAACTCAGCAGGGAAGTAGAATGCACCATGAATTTTTCCTATGAGAAATTCTTCTTTTAATTCTTCTTTCGATTCAAAATAATCAACTATTTTCATCGAAGGCGAAGATTCAATGTATTGAATAAGAGTTCTGGATAAATCTGATTTATCCTCATCAATAATAGCAATTGGAATCTCTCTTATGATTTCATTCTGATAAACAAGTGAGAAACAAAGAAATATTATCAAAGGAAACAGAGTATAAAGAAATAAAGTTATTCTGCTTCTCTTTATTTGTTCAAATTCGTCTCGTGCAATATTTAAAATTATTCTCAACATTTTTAATTATCTGCTTAAAATAATATTCGCAGTCATTCCCGGTCTTAATTCTGAAATACTCTGAACAGGTTTTAATCTCACTTCAAATGTTTTTATATCAAATTCACCTTTCTGATTTGTAGGTCTCCAATTTGCAAAATCTCCCATAGCAGAGATGTAATAGACTTTAAATTTAACTTTCTTATCGCCAAGTGCTTTAATAATTCCATAAAATTCATCACCGATTTTAATCCCATTGATTTCATCTTCTTTCAACTGAATTGAAACCCAAAAATCTTTTGTGTCAATCAAACTAAAAACAGGATAACCACTCGAGATAATCTCACCTTGATTAACTAACTTTTTCTGAAGTTCACCATCAATCGGACTTTTAATTTCAAGCTCCTGCTGATAAGCAAGCGCTTCTTTATAACCGTTCTCTGCCTGATAGTAAAGACCTTTTGCCATTTCAATTTCTTCATAGCGCGCACCTTTAACAACCATATCATACTTTGATTTAGCAGCATTCATTTGTTCGAATGCAGCTTTGTACTGAAATTCATAAACATCTTTTTCCTGAGCAGAAATCAAACTATCTCGATAAAGATTCATCATTCTTTCATAAGTCTTCTGTGCAAGTTCATACTGATGCTTTGCCTGAAGATAAAGTTTTTCAGTTGCTTCTTTTTCTTCGGGACGAGCACCATTAAGTGCCATCTGATATTTGAACTTTGCTGCTTCAAGCTGACCTTTTGCCTGTTCAACTTTGGGATTCATTTCTTTGCTTTCAAGTCGAGCAAGTATCTGACCTTTTGAAATTTTATCTCCTTCTTTTACAAAAATTTCTTCAACTCTTCCCGGAATTTTTGAAGCGACATTTACTGTTGTTGTTTCAATCAATCCGGTTACTATCTTTTCTTCATCATTGTTTGACTGAACTACAATTACAATCACTGCAATTAATGCAAGTGTAAATGGTAAAGCGATAAGAAATTTCCTAAACTTCATTTTTAATTCTCCTTATCTTTCAAAATCAATATTACATTCTGTGGTTTTCCGGCAGCAGAGTAAAGCTCTGTAAGATTTGAGTAGTATTCGTATAAATATGATTCGGAATCAAGAAGTGCTTTTTCATATGCAAGATTTGCATCTACTACTTCTAAAGATGTTCCGAGACCTGTTTCAAATCTTTTTTCATTTAATCTCAGATTCTCATTTGCAAGTGCAACATTAATTTTATTCCTGAAATATTTTTCTTTTGAATTGTTTACATCTTTAAAATTTTTATTTATCAAAAGAGAAATTTTATTCTCAACATTTTTTTGAAGAGCATTTACCTCTTCAATAAGATAATCCACTGTCTGAAGTTTAGCATAATCACGAAAACCGTTGAAAAGATTAATATTCAGTGATAGTCCAACTGCCCAACGAGGTTCGAGTGCTGAAAGATATTCCGGATAAAGTTCATATTTGCCGAAAGCAGCAAGAGTTGGTAAGAAAGAACTTCTTTCAACATTAAATTTTTGTTTTGCCTGTTGTTTCTTTAATTCAATCAATTGCAAAATTGTATTATCAATTTTTGCAAGCTCTGAAAGAAATTCTAATGAGTCAGTAAAATCATGAAATATCAAAGAATCTTCTATTAAGATTGATTCATTCAAGTCCATTCCCATTTCATTCTTCAATGCAAGGTAAGCCAGCTCGAGTTTGTTTTTATCCTCGAATAAATTTTTCTCCGCATCAGCCAACGCAACTTCGGCTCGCAGCAGATTATGATTTGAAATTAATCCTTGCTTTAACATTTTATCCGCACGATCGCGATGTTTTTTAACTGATTCAACAACATCACTTCTGATTTTAATTACATCATTCATCAAAGCGACTGTAAGGTACTTTTTAATTACCTCTTTTGTTACTTCATCTTGTATTTGTTTTAATTGAACCTCAGCAGCTTTTTCATCAAGAATAGAAAATCTTTTTGCAGCGAGTAATTTTCCTCCGGTAAATATTGGTTGAATTCCGACTAATGTTGCGGTTTTATAGTCTTGCTTCTTCAACTCTTTTGTGAATGGTGGAATCAAAGAATTTAATTGCGAGCTGTATTGATTGAATAATAAATTTCTCTGCTCGTTTGTTAGTTGAGGATTACCTTGCAATAAATTATAAATGTTAGCTAATTCAACCTGATTTTTTGACTGAAGTTGAATCATTGCCTGGCGGATTGGGTCAAGGTCAATTCCAATTGGATCATTCAAGTGTGTATAGGAAGCATTAAGATTAATTTGTGGAAGAAAATTTCCTAAAGCTTCAAGATTCTGAAATTCCTTTTGGCTTAGTTTTGCTTCATACTGTTTTATCTGTTGATTGTGTTTCAATGCATAGTCAATAGCATCTTCCAAAGTTAGACTCTGAGAGTAAATATTTGAGAAAGCTAAAAACATACAAGCAAATATTCTTTTCATATTAAACCCCATAAATGAATTATAATTCAGTAAATGAATAAAAAATTTTCATATTAAAATTCCTTTTTTAACAATGTACTTGATATCCTGCCGAACTTTATTTAAAGGGAAATCATTCGGATTGAGTGCCCATAAGTGAAGCAAATGACGAACTCCGCCATAAATAAAATTTTTAGTAATACTTTTATCAAGATTTTTATTAAATGAATTATTCTTTACGCCTTCATCTAAAATCATTTCTCCAATTTTCAGGAAGTTGTTGTAAAGATCGTTCAGTTTGTTGTTTTTATCCTGGAGGAAATGTGGTTGTTCTTTTACAAACAGCAGTGCAAGCTTAGAATTAGCTGTAAAAACATCAAAAACAGTATCAATAAAACCATCAAGTTTTTCGATGGAAGAAAGATCATCCCGATCGTAAATAGCTTTTACCAACGAAATTAATTTTATCCACAAACCACTGAAAATTTTTACAAGCAAATCTTCCTTACTTTCAAAGTAAAGATAAACACTTCCTGTAGCCACATTTGCAAGTTCAGCAATGTCAGAAATTTTTGCTTCGTGATAACCTTCTTTAGCAAAAACTTCGATTGCAGCTGAAATGATGTCTTGCTCTTTATTTCCTTCTTTTCTTCTCATATTCTTCTGAATTATAAATGAATAACGGTTCAAAAATAAATGCTATGCGATTTTCTGTCAATAATCATGGTTATATTTCTTTTATTTATTGATTCCTATCACTTCAATAAATATGTGACTAAAAAAATCAGAATAAATTAGCGACTAAAAAAATTATTACAGGAAATTCAGAAAAAGTCTGTTTGGTTTTATTTACAGTTGAGATTAAGTTTTCAATGTTAATTATAAATAATTTACCATAGGAGGATAAATTCTGTGATTATTGCCATACCTAAAGAACTCCTGCGTGGTGAAAACAGAGTTGCCTGCGTTCCAGATGTTGCTTCCAAATTAATTAAATCCGGTTTTGAAGTTGTTGTAGAAAAAAATGTTGGACTGAATGCCGGATTTCGTGATGATCAGTACATCAAAGCAGGGGCTAAAATCGCAAACACTTTAGAAGAACTTTATTCAAATGCAGATATCATCTTCAAAGTGCAGCGACCAATCGAACACCCGTCAGGAAAACACGAAGTTGATTTATACAAAAAAGGTTCTCTGCTAATCTCTCTTGCTTATGTTCTCCATTACTATGACATAGCAAAAAAATGTGCGGAAAAAGGAATCGATTTTATTGCCATGGATATGATTCCGAGAACAACTCTTGCACAAAAAATGGATGCACTAAGTTCTCAGGCGAACATAGCAGGATATAAAAGCGTAATCCTTGCTGCAAATCATCTCGGAAAAATATTTCCTCTGATGATGACAGCTGCCGGAACAATATCTCCTGCAAAAGTTGTAATTATGGGTGCAGGTGTAGCAGGATTGCAAGCACTCGGCACAGCAAAAAGATTAGGAGCAGTAGTTGAAGTTTCTGATATCCGTCCTGCAGTAAAAGAAGAAGTTCAGTCGCTCGGCGGAAAATTTATTGAAGTAGAAACTTCCGAAGATATGCAGGATGCTGGTGGTTATGCGAAAGAAGCTTCACCGGAATTCCTTAAAAAACAACAGGAACTTATTTTCAAACATGTTACTGAAGCCGATATCGTAATCACTACCGCATTGGTTCCCGGTAAGAAATCTCCCATTCTCGTTACAGAAGAAATGGTTAAAAATATGCGAGCCGGCAGCGTTGTTCTTGATATGGCTACGGAGTTCGGTGGTAATTGTGAAATAAGTGAAAAAGGTAAAACGGTTAAGAAATATGATGTAACTATTATTGGTGAACCAAACCTGCCAAGTATGGTTCCTACCCACGCAAGTGAAATGTATTCGAAAAATATTTTAAGTCTTATTCAGCATATTTCTAAAGATGGAAAAATAAATCTGAATCTAGATGATGAAATTGTAAAAGGATGTTTAATAACCCGAAACGGTGAAGTAATAAATCAAAGAGTAAAAGATTTAATAAAGTAAAAAGGGAAAAATTTTATGGAAGAATATTTATTTCTGATGCACATTTATGTATTTGTTCTTGCCATATTTGTTGGCTTCGAACTTATTACAAAAGTTCCGCCT contains:
- a CDS encoding T9SS type A sorting domain-containing protein, translated to MERTLIVRGVKKNLILILVQIVFLASTLNSQSNLIQSIDFDSQNRAVYSLTGNYDSSYVVRYENGNKQIWNLTSLFNTQFYWISTCVDNNDNIWAFMQNSLYKFDGSNWNEIPLQINITSYMKYSDLNVKDDNIFLSLYHASLYGYPSIFRYNKSTNNWKVFDSSNSDLPENIITGKIFIRGDSVFIGSNKGLILINNDSAFVVLDSSNSNLETEAIYSFYIDGNGKRWLGTFDKGLVEWIDNSNFRYFNQSNSALPNNFINALDEDSNGNIWIATDNGFACLRNDTIYSYSNLTSESIAELKVDNQNKIWMGEVGTGRLLVFDGTNLSTITDIKDILLSGTPNTFELYQNYPNPFNPGTKISWQSPVRSWQTLKVYDILGNEVITLVDEYREAGIYEVEFNASTLPSGVYFYQLKSGDFRESRKMILLR
- a CDS encoding ABC transporter permease gives rise to the protein MLRIILNIARDEFEQIKRSRITLFLYTLFPLIIFLCFSLVYQNEIIREIPIAIIDEDKSDLSRTLIQYIESSPSMKIVDYFESKEELKEEFLIGKIHGAFYFPAELSSDIKSGKQSNVVMFIDASNLLISNSLLNDGTKILKTVNAGILLKKFKLGGLTENQSINLVNPLKVETNVLYNPNYSYITYLIPGLTTFILMMVVMMGAVPIINHKIGEEDFQFALRETKGKILPVLIGKSIPHLQFHFANILILVGIIFPAFHIVIRSSIIITILYLLFFIIVSFSFGIMLSSLIPKRTLATEVALFVLTPAFIYSGLTFPLWAMPEIHQFIAKLIPFTYFLSGFIKLYEMNANIVYLIKEIIVLMFFSALSLSITILSIKIRLKQSGISYDEKINSIIEIIKREIDWIITDLDLIAMLLAAPLFYSFFYGTMYMNKVEHEVPVAVYDEDRSSESLNLIKQLNAHTSIKITEELSSLDEIDKKLIDEEVQGVIFIPNDFCKNLKLNRDARIKIYLNTHRFLHSNDLNKAVNEVALSKGEEIRVAYFTSKGFSKGQSEELANPLKDNIKLLFNPSESYGDFLIPAILILVMQQTLFMGLGQSMAKENETKRFAELKTLSGNNPIVALSGKISFYLILYVAYALVFFSVHLSVFKIVFRGSYSAFIIVSVLLLLSISLMSLIIGNFFSKKVHALILISFTSYPIFFFTGYSWPTFAMPTIAKAIGFLIPTTPYLKAIHRIVSMETNIEHIFNEIIHLIILNIVLLLAVLFIFRRRFLKNSQPAH
- a CDS encoding HlyD family secretion protein yields the protein MKFRKFLIALPFTLALIAVIVIVVQSNNDEEKIVTGLIETTTVNVASKIPGRVEEIFVKEGDKISKGQILARLESKEMNPKVEQAKGQLEAAKFKYQMALNGARPEEKEATEKLYLQAKHQYELAQKTYERMMNLYRDSLISAQEKDVYEFQYKAAFEQMNAAKSKYDMVVKGARYEEIEMAKGLYYQAENGYKEALAYQQELEIKSPIDGELQKKLVNQGEIISSGYPVFSLIDTKDFWVSIQLKEDEINGIKIGDEFYGIIKALGDKKVKFKVYYISAMGDFANWRPTNQKGEFDIKTFEVRLKPVQSISELRPGMTANIILSR
- a CDS encoding TolC family protein, with protein sequence MKRIFACMFLAFSNIYSQSLTLEDAIDYALKHNQQIKQYEAKLSQKEFQNLEALGNFLPQINLNASYTHLNDPIGIDLDPIRQAMIQLQSKNQVELANIYNLLQGNPQLTNEQRNLLFNQYSSQLNSLIPPFTKELKKQDYKTATLVGIQPIFTGGKLLAAKRFSILDEKAAEVQLKQIQDEVTKEVIKKYLTVALMNDVIKIRSDVVESVKKHRDRADKMLKQGLISNHNLLRAEVALADAEKNLFEDKNKLELAYLALKNEMGMDLNESILIEDSLIFHDFTDSLEFLSELAKIDNTILQLIELKKQQAKQKFNVERSSFLPTLAAFGKYELYPEYLSALEPRWAVGLSLNINLFNGFRDYAKLQTVDYLIEEVNALQKNVENKISLLINKNFKDVNNSKEKYFRNKINVALANENLRLNEKRFETGLGTSLEVVDANLAYEKALLDSESYLYEYYSNLTELYSAAGKPQNVILILKDKEN
- a CDS encoding TetR/AcrR family transcriptional regulator — encoded protein: MRRKEGNKEQDIISAAIEVFAKEGYHEAKISDIAELANVATGSVYLYFESKEDLLVKIFSGLWIKLISLVKAIYDRDDLSSIEKLDGFIDTVFDVFTANSKLALLFVKEQPHFLQDKNNKLNDLYNNFLKIGEMILDEGVKNNSFNKNLDKSITKNFIYGGVRHLLHLWALNPNDFPLNKVRQDIKYIVKKGILI
- a CDS encoding Re/Si-specific NAD(P)(+) transhydrogenase subunit alpha — its product is MIIAIPKELLRGENRVACVPDVASKLIKSGFEVVVEKNVGLNAGFRDDQYIKAGAKIANTLEELYSNADIIFKVQRPIEHPSGKHEVDLYKKGSLLISLAYVLHYYDIAKKCAEKGIDFIAMDMIPRTTLAQKMDALSSQANIAGYKSVILAANHLGKIFPLMMTAAGTISPAKVVIMGAGVAGLQALGTAKRLGAVVEVSDIRPAVKEEVQSLGGKFIEVETSEDMQDAGGYAKEASPEFLKKQQELIFKHVTEADIVITTALVPGKKSPILVTEEMVKNMRAGSVVLDMATEFGGNCEISEKGKTVKKYDVTIIGEPNLPSMVPTHASEMYSKNILSLIQHISKDGKINLNLDDEIVKGCLITRNGEVINQRVKDLIK